Below is a genomic region from Pseudomonas extremaustralis.
GGCCTGCTGGGGATTCGCGTCGAAGGCGGGCGTCGCTTCCGTGTACGTGACGCCGGAGTGCAGAAGGACCAATTGCTGGTGGCCGACGTGCAATGGCTGGAAGAGTTGCCGGACCAGGCGCTGGAAGAAGAAGACGCCGATTTGCTGGCCTTGCTCGAGGCGCTGGCCGAACACCCCATGGTCGCCTCGTTGGACATGGACACCCACGCCGACGGCCAGCAGGCCTTGGGCAATCAATTGGCGTATCTGCTGCCGTTCGACGAGGCCGACAAGATCGACCTGCTGCAACTCGACGACCCGCAGCAACGCCTGGATGCGATCCAGATGTTGCTCGATGAGCTGCAGGGCG
It encodes:
- a CDS encoding LON peptidase substrate-binding domain-containing protein, which encodes MSLALFPLNTVLFPGCTLDLQLFEARYLDMISRCMKKGESFGVVCILEGKEVGVAPDGYALIGCEALIRDFKQQDNGLLGIRVEGGRRFRVRDAGVQKDQLLVADVQWLEELPDQALEEEDADLLALLEALAEHPMVASLDMDTHADGQQALGNQLAYLLPFDEADKIDLLQLDDPQQRLDAIQMLLDELQGELFT